The Micromonospora sp. Llam0 genome includes a window with the following:
- a CDS encoding MFS transporter has product MASRCVSEPSTRHGSSLWRHRDFMLLWAGQSVGEIGSAVAQLALPLIAVVVLDASAFEVGLLTAATSLAFAVIALPAGALADRHPKRRIMIVCGIARLVIIASVPAAWYVGSLTMGQLYLVAIMAGVCTVFFDVAYQSYLPVLLEPKHLIDGNGKIAATQSLARLAGPSLGGALVGFFGAVWTMTADALSYAVSAALLLGIRHREKHDRSPVEATMRPSLWAETAAGIRFVLGHKIIRKTVACSGTVNLFGSVAGAVQVIFLVRVLNVEPAYTGLIFALAALGGISGAVLSGRTTRWIGSARVMWFSLLVFGLPQILAALAQPGWWVALFPIGFGISYFAIVTYNIAVVTYRQVICPPRLLGRMTAAVRWITWGTIPIGGVIGGALGTVIGIRPTLWIACVGTWAAGFWMYFSPLRRSRDIPSGPKAD; this is encoded by the coding sequence CTGGCGAGCCGTTGCGTTTCCGAGCCGAGCACGCGTCATGGCAGTAGCCTCTGGCGGCACCGAGACTTCATGCTGCTCTGGGCCGGGCAGTCTGTCGGTGAGATTGGGTCGGCCGTCGCGCAACTGGCGCTACCGCTCATCGCCGTCGTCGTGCTCGACGCAAGCGCCTTCGAGGTCGGACTGCTGACCGCAGCGACTTCGCTCGCGTTCGCGGTGATTGCTCTGCCTGCGGGTGCGCTGGCGGACCGGCACCCTAAACGTAGGATCATGATCGTCTGCGGCATCGCGCGGCTCGTGATCATTGCTTCGGTCCCCGCCGCCTGGTACGTCGGAAGCTTGACGATGGGTCAGCTCTACCTCGTGGCGATCATGGCTGGCGTCTGCACCGTGTTCTTCGATGTGGCCTACCAGAGCTATCTACCGGTCCTCCTCGAGCCGAAGCACCTGATCGACGGCAACGGGAAGATCGCGGCGACCCAGAGTCTCGCCCGGCTCGCGGGACCCAGCCTGGGTGGCGCCCTGGTGGGCTTCTTCGGTGCGGTGTGGACGATGACCGCTGATGCTCTGTCCTACGCGGTCTCCGCCGCGTTGCTGCTCGGCATCCGCCACCGGGAGAAGCACGACCGGTCACCGGTTGAGGCGACCATGCGGCCGAGCCTGTGGGCTGAGACCGCCGCAGGGATCAGGTTCGTGCTGGGGCACAAGATCATCCGCAAGACGGTCGCCTGCAGCGGGACGGTGAATCTGTTCGGCTCTGTGGCCGGTGCGGTGCAGGTCATCTTCCTCGTGCGGGTGCTGAACGTCGAGCCCGCCTACACCGGGTTGATCTTTGCACTGGCAGCACTCGGCGGCATCTCCGGGGCTGTGCTGTCGGGCCGGACGACCCGATGGATCGGCTCAGCGCGTGTGATGTGGTTCTCGTTGCTCGTATTCGGCCTGCCGCAGATCCTGGCCGCGCTGGCACAGCCGGGCTGGTGGGTGGCGCTGTTCCCGATCGGCTTCGGGATCTCGTACTTTGCCATCGTGACGTACAACATCGCGGTGGTCACCTACCGACAGGTGATCTGCCCGCCCCGGCTGCTGGGCCGGATGACCGCAGCCGTTCGATGGATAACGTGGGGCACGATTCCGATCGGCGGCGTGATCGGCGGCGCGCTCGGTACCGTGATAGGCATCCGTCCGACGCTATGGATCGCATGCGTCGGTACCTGGGCCGCAGGCTTCTGGATGTACTTCTCTCCACTGCGCCGCAGCCGGGACATACCGTCCGGCCCGAAAGCCGACTGA
- a CDS encoding acetolactate synthase large subunit: MTEQMTGAQALVRALEQVGVDTVFGIPGGQILPAYDPLFDSAKVRHVLVRHEQGAGHAAEGYAQATGKVGVCMATSGPGATNLVTPIADAYMDSVPMVAITGQVSSGVIGTDAFQEADICGITLPITKHSFLVTDSDDIPRTIAEAFYIAASGRPGPVLVDISKDALQAETGFHWPPTMRLPGYRPALHSHGKQIREAARLMAEAKRPVLYVGGGVHRAGASAELLQLAELTGIPVVTTLMARGTFPDSHRLHVGMPGMHGSVSAVGAMQKSDLLIGLGVRFDDRVTGQLSSFAPYAKVIHVDIDPAEISKNRRADVPIVGDCKKIIEDLIHTIDRKGDYAEWRELLNGLKKTYPLGYEEFSDDSLAPQYVLERLSSLVGPDALYVAGVGQHQMWASQFIGYENPGTFINSGGLGTMGFAVPAAMGAKMGRPDATVWAIDGDGCFQMTNQELATCTLEGVPIKVAVINNGNLGMVRQWQKLFYDQRYSNTDLKTAQRIPDFVKLAEAYGCVGLRCDLREDVDATITKAMEINDLPVVVDFVVHQDAMVWPMVAAGTSNDDIKIARDMAPRWDGDGHD, translated from the coding sequence ATGACCGAGCAGATGACAGGTGCTCAAGCCCTCGTCAGGGCGTTGGAGCAGGTCGGCGTCGACACAGTTTTCGGAATTCCGGGTGGTCAGATCCTCCCTGCCTACGATCCACTTTTCGACTCGGCCAAGGTCCGGCACGTCCTGGTACGGCACGAGCAGGGTGCCGGCCACGCCGCTGAAGGGTACGCCCAGGCCACCGGCAAGGTCGGTGTCTGCATGGCGACCAGTGGACCCGGCGCCACCAACCTGGTCACCCCGATCGCCGACGCGTACATGGACTCGGTCCCGATGGTGGCAATCACCGGTCAGGTGTCAAGCGGCGTGATCGGGACGGACGCCTTCCAGGAAGCCGACATTTGCGGCATCACCCTGCCGATCACCAAGCACAGTTTTCTGGTTACCGACTCGGACGACATCCCGCGCACGATCGCGGAAGCCTTCTACATCGCAGCCAGCGGCCGCCCCGGTCCGGTGCTGGTCGACATCTCGAAGGACGCGCTGCAGGCCGAGACCGGGTTCCACTGGCCGCCGACAATGCGCCTGCCGGGCTACCGGCCGGCCCTGCACTCGCACGGCAAGCAGATCCGGGAGGCAGCCCGGCTGATGGCAGAGGCGAAGCGTCCGGTGCTCTATGTCGGTGGCGGTGTACACCGGGCCGGTGCCTCGGCAGAACTGCTCCAACTGGCGGAGCTGACCGGTATTCCGGTGGTCACCACACTGATGGCCAGGGGTACCTTTCCCGACAGTCATCGGTTGCACGTGGGGATGCCGGGCATGCATGGCAGCGTCTCGGCGGTAGGCGCAATGCAGAAGTCCGACCTGCTCATCGGCTTGGGTGTGCGGTTCGACGACCGGGTCACCGGGCAACTGTCGTCGTTCGCGCCGTATGCCAAGGTCATCCATGTGGACATCGACCCGGCGGAGATCTCGAAGAACCGGCGGGCGGATGTGCCCATCGTGGGCGACTGCAAGAAGATCATCGAAGACTTGATCCACACGATCGACCGCAAGGGCGACTACGCGGAGTGGCGGGAGCTACTGAACGGGCTCAAGAAGACCTACCCGTTGGGCTACGAGGAGTTCTCGGACGACTCGCTAGCTCCGCAGTACGTCCTGGAGAGGCTGAGTTCCCTTGTGGGGCCGGACGCCCTCTATGTGGCCGGCGTCGGCCAGCACCAGATGTGGGCGTCGCAGTTCATCGGCTACGAGAACCCCGGCACTTTCATCAACTCCGGTGGCCTGGGCACGATGGGTTTCGCCGTGCCCGCCGCGATGGGTGCCAAGATGGGCCGACCGGACGCCACGGTCTGGGCTATCGACGGCGACGGATGCTTCCAGATGACCAACCAGGAGCTCGCCACCTGCACGCTCGAGGGCGTGCCGATCAAGGTCGCGGTCATCAACAACGGCAACCTCGGCATGGTTCGTCAGTGGCAGAAGCTCTTCTACGACCAGCGGTACTCCAACACAGACCTGAAGACGGCCCAGCGCATCCCCGACTTCGTGAAGCTGGCCGAGGCGTACGGATGTGTAGGCCTGCGGTGCGACCTGCGTGAGGACGTGGACGCCACGATCACCAAGGCGATGGAGATCAACGACCTGCCGGTGGTGGTCGACTTCGTCGTCCACCAGGACGCCATGGTCTGGCCGATGGTAGCCGCTGGGACCAGTAACGACGACATCAAGATCGCCCGGGACATGGCCCCGAGGTGGGATGGCGACGGCCACGACTGA
- a CDS encoding RNA-guided endonuclease TnpB family protein, protein MAVQLRYNYRITPDAAQRTALAQAFGCARVVFNDGLRLRQQAREAGEKYISDGDLSKLVITAAKASEDRAWLGEVSAVVLQQALADLNTAYRNLFNSLSGKRRGRKVAPPRYRSRKDNRQAIRFTENSRFKVCDNGRLRLPRIGDVPVRWSRGLPSDPTSVTVIKDTAGRYFASFVVRIGEDETLPPVDSEIGIDLGLTHFAVMSDGTKVTAPKFLRRAARKLKRLQQALSRKQRGSNRRKKAVIEVARAHARVADTRRDWQHKLSTAIIRENQAVYVEDLCVVGLGRTRLAKSVHDAGWAAFTGMLEYKGKRYGRAFARVDRWLPSTRMCCDCGRINEKIALNVREWDCPCGSHHDRDINAAINIKAAGQADFNDRRAHVRPGLVPAARSEAVTHPDAACSTRSVEGISVLQLQGGEDVKAVPVRRQGPRSPRGGAGPRTASPARPGE, encoded by the coding sequence ATGGCCGTGCAGCTCCGTTACAACTACCGGATCACCCCGGACGCCGCCCAGCGCACCGCGCTGGCGCAGGCGTTCGGGTGTGCCCGGGTGGTTTTCAACGACGGACTCAGGCTGCGTCAGCAGGCCCGCGAGGCGGGCGAGAAGTACATCTCCGACGGCGACCTGTCGAAGTTGGTCATCACAGCGGCCAAGGCCAGCGAGGACCGGGCCTGGCTGGGTGAGGTGTCGGCCGTGGTGTTGCAGCAGGCCCTCGCCGATCTGAACACCGCGTACCGCAACTTGTTCAACTCGCTGTCCGGCAAACGCCGGGGCCGCAAGGTGGCCCCGCCCCGGTACCGGTCCCGTAAGGACAACCGGCAGGCGATCCGGTTCACGGAGAACTCCCGGTTCAAGGTCTGTGACAACGGCCGCCTGCGGCTGCCGAGGATCGGCGACGTTCCGGTGCGCTGGTCGCGCGGCCTGCCGTCGGATCCCACCTCGGTCACCGTGATCAAGGACACAGCGGGCCGGTACTTCGCCTCGTTCGTCGTGCGGATCGGCGAGGACGAGACGCTGCCGCCGGTCGACTCCGAGATCGGCATCGATCTGGGCCTGACCCACTTCGCGGTCATGTCCGACGGCACGAAGGTGACCGCACCGAAGTTCCTGCGCCGCGCGGCCCGCAAGCTCAAGCGGTTGCAGCAGGCACTCTCACGCAAGCAGAGGGGCAGCAACCGCCGCAAGAAGGCCGTGATCGAGGTGGCCCGCGCTCACGCGCGGGTAGCCGACACCCGGCGGGACTGGCAGCACAAGCTGTCCACGGCGATCATCCGCGAGAACCAAGCGGTGTACGTCGAGGACCTGTGCGTTGTTGGTCTCGGCCGGACTCGGCTGGCGAAGTCCGTGCACGATGCGGGCTGGGCCGCCTTCACCGGCATGCTGGAGTACAAGGGGAAGCGGTACGGGCGCGCGTTCGCCCGGGTGGACCGGTGGCTCCCGTCCACCCGGATGTGCTGCGACTGCGGCCGGATCAACGAGAAGATCGCGTTGAACGTCCGGGAGTGGGACTGCCCGTGCGGCAGTCACCACGACCGGGACATCAACGCCGCCATCAACATCAAGGCCGCCGGACAGGCGGACTTCAACGACCGTCGAGCGCACGTAAGACCGGGACTTGTCCCGGCGGCGCGCAGTGAAGCGGTAACCCACCCGGACGCTGCGTGTTCCACGCGCAGCGTGGAGGGAATCTCCGTCCTTCAGCTTCAGGGCGGAGAGGATGTCAAAGCGGTTCCAGTTCGTCGTCAGGGCCCTCGGTCTCCGCGCGGTGGTGCAGGGCCTCGCACAGCCAGCCCAGCTCGTCCGGGTGAGTGA
- the tnpA gene encoding IS200/IS605 family transposase, translating to MVELQGVRTGRHCTFAMHVHLVFVTKFRHNVFADRHLTRMEAIMRDVCADFEAELVEFNGENNHVHLLVNFPPKVAVARLVNSLKGVSSRRLRQEFPDLVRHYYRANKLWSGSYFAGSVGGAPLSVIKQYIEQQNRPGQGTARAWRPSQRGPSPPA from the coding sequence ATGGTCGAACTTCAAGGCGTCCGCACCGGCAGGCACTGCACCTTCGCGATGCATGTCCACTTGGTTTTCGTGACGAAGTTCCGACACAACGTGTTCGCCGACCGGCACCTGACCCGGATGGAGGCGATCATGCGAGACGTGTGCGCCGACTTCGAGGCCGAACTGGTCGAGTTCAACGGCGAGAACAACCACGTCCACCTGCTGGTCAACTTCCCGCCCAAGGTCGCCGTGGCCAGGCTGGTCAACAGCCTCAAAGGGGTCTCCTCGCGCCGCCTCCGGCAGGAGTTCCCCGACCTGGTGCGCCACTACTACCGGGCCAACAAACTCTGGTCCGGCTCGTACTTCGCCGGGTCTGTCGGCGGCGCACCCTTGAGCGTCATCAAGCAGTACATCGAGCAGCAGAACCGTCCCGGTCAAGGCACTGCTCGGGCCTGGCGGCCCTCCCAGCGCGGGCCTTCACCCCCGGCCTGA
- a CDS encoding DNA sulfur modification protein DndB, giving the protein MSVPTGYDPNIRFYATRYQQGGRTVFSLDLSLTQIADLLPAPDPNNPTEGNRKVKETHARDFGDYIRATPDWVAPALVLRAPDIFEFEVKEEVAGTQFGIISFPTDARTDLRILDGQHRTLGIHLAIRGIAADLEKSRSMLATAKKNGEVQAVLDNFQTKIDKLTDQRARLSRDRTSLQIFIEDDQTAYKQMFFDIAENALGITSSVKARFDSRKVVNRALDGVMKHALFKDRVDLEQDRMGGGNPNIVGAKQVAEIIRTIAVGIDGRVGRRLEDELDEGELVEKTNNFLDVLLGAFPVLEAVADGTVLPQDLRTSNLLGSTVMLRMLAGVYAELTDRQAFEDEDVTEFFAQLAPSMAGPLTAASIWVEHVPDNVFTVGSLSPRSRRQDLKTLRDTMVKWALDKPVWLTS; this is encoded by the coding sequence GTGTCCGTGCCCACCGGCTACGACCCGAACATCCGCTTCTACGCCACCCGCTACCAGCAGGGTGGGCGCACCGTCTTTTCCCTCGATCTGTCCCTGACCCAGATCGCCGACCTGCTGCCGGCGCCGGACCCAAACAACCCGACCGAGGGCAACCGCAAGGTGAAGGAAACCCACGCTCGCGACTTCGGCGACTACATCCGGGCGACCCCCGACTGGGTGGCGCCGGCGCTCGTACTGCGGGCGCCCGACATCTTTGAGTTCGAGGTGAAGGAGGAGGTCGCCGGCACCCAGTTCGGGATCATCTCCTTCCCGACCGACGCCCGAACCGACCTGCGGATTCTCGACGGGCAGCACCGCACCCTCGGCATCCACCTTGCGATCCGCGGCATCGCCGCCGACCTGGAGAAGTCCCGCAGCATGCTCGCCACAGCCAAGAAGAACGGCGAGGTCCAGGCCGTCCTCGACAACTTCCAGACCAAGATCGACAAGCTCACCGACCAGCGCGCCCGGCTGTCTCGAGACCGCACCTCGCTGCAAATCTTCATCGAGGATGACCAGACCGCCTACAAGCAGATGTTCTTCGACATCGCAGAGAACGCCCTGGGCATCACCTCCTCGGTCAAGGCCCGCTTCGACAGCCGCAAGGTCGTCAACCGCGCCTTGGACGGGGTCATGAAGCACGCGCTGTTCAAGGACCGCGTCGACCTCGAACAGGACCGCATGGGCGGCGGCAACCCCAACATCGTCGGCGCCAAGCAGGTCGCCGAGATCATCCGCACCATCGCCGTCGGCATCGACGGCCGCGTCGGCCGCCGCCTTGAGGATGAACTCGACGAGGGCGAACTGGTGGAGAAGACCAACAACTTCCTCGACGTATTGCTCGGCGCCTTTCCCGTGCTGGAGGCCGTCGCCGACGGCACTGTTCTCCCGCAGGATCTGCGCACGAGCAACCTGCTCGGCTCTACCGTCATGCTGCGGATGCTCGCTGGGGTCTACGCCGAACTCACCGACCGCCAGGCATTCGAGGACGAGGATGTCACCGAGTTCTTCGCGCAGCTCGCCCCGTCGATGGCTGGCCCGCTCACAGCCGCCAGCATCTGGGTCGAGCACGTCCCCGACAACGTCTTCACCGTTGGGTCCCTCTCGCCCCGCAGCCGCCGCCAGGACCTCAAGACCCTCCGCGACACTATGGTCAAGTGGGCCCTCGACAAGCCCGTCTGGCTAACCAGCTGA
- a CDS encoding VOC family protein, producing the protein MTNERTVPLLPCASIDDIETFYEVLGFHTTYKQRKPNPCVSVQREDLHLQFFEIAGFDPEQSYGSCLVITADIEGLHRAFAAGMRIAYGKVLVSGTPRMTRPRARKNADGLGGFSVIDPGGNWIRVFRDVATAPILAATPAGRLAKALANAVVQADSRGSVGQAVRILDSALARPQADDDPVEQVEVLVYRAELAMVLHDLRTAAEMLARVQSVTLTEDESERTAPAFDNAAELAAALR; encoded by the coding sequence ATGACCAACGAGCGGACCGTTCCCCTGCTGCCGTGCGCATCCATCGACGACATCGAAACCTTCTACGAAGTTCTCGGTTTCCACACGACGTACAAGCAACGCAAGCCCAACCCGTGTGTGTCGGTGCAGCGGGAAGACCTGCATCTACAGTTCTTCGAGATCGCCGGATTTGACCCGGAGCAGTCCTATGGCTCCTGTCTCGTCATCACGGCGGACATCGAGGGACTACACCGAGCATTCGCAGCAGGCATGCGCATCGCATACGGCAAGGTGCTGGTGTCCGGAACGCCGCGGATGACCCGGCCCAGGGCGCGGAAGAACGCCGACGGGTTGGGCGGGTTCAGCGTCATCGACCCGGGCGGCAACTGGATCCGCGTCTTTCGGGACGTCGCCACCGCGCCCATTCTGGCCGCCACGCCTGCCGGGCGGCTGGCCAAGGCCCTGGCGAATGCTGTCGTGCAGGCCGATTCCAGGGGAAGCGTCGGACAGGCCGTTCGGATTCTCGACAGCGCGTTGGCCCGCCCACAAGCTGACGACGATCCGGTCGAGCAGGTAGAGGTCCTGGTCTACCGCGCCGAACTGGCGATGGTGCTGCACGATTTAAGAACTGCGGCCGAGATGCTGGCCCGTGTCCAGTCCGTCACGCTCACGGAAGACGAATCCGAAAGGACGGCACCCGCCTTCGACAACGCCGCCGAACTCGCAGCGGCACTGCGGTGA
- a CDS encoding transposase family protein: MYHTTGFTTDQIRDLCALIRTECQDLEVEPWPPILGLYRAVVVALTYLRRNRVQAEIAEAHSVSQATISRAITGVTPVLKRVLTGFVPTADELSPSVQYLVDGTLLPCWSWRTDRCLFSGKHKTTGMSVQVACTLDGALAWISDPVAGNRHDSYAINDAEVLVTLNPGDWIGDKGYVGNGMITPYKKPKGGELTEWQKEYNRQVNKIRWVVEQVIANLKTWRILHTDYRRPLGTFRETISCVIGLQFYRIACE, encoded by the coding sequence ATGTATCATACCACCGGCTTTACTACCGACCAGATCCGCGACCTCTGCGCGCTCATCCGCACCGAATGCCAGGACCTGGAAGTGGAACCCTGGCCGCCGATCCTCGGTCTCTACCGCGCGGTCGTCGTCGCGTTGACGTACCTGCGCCGAAACCGCGTCCAAGCGGAAATCGCCGAGGCGCACAGCGTCTCGCAGGCGACAATCTCCCGAGCGATCACCGGCGTCACTCCCGTACTTAAGCGCGTGCTCACAGGATTCGTGCCGACCGCCGACGAGCTCAGCCCCAGCGTCCAGTACCTCGTCGACGGCACGCTGCTCCCTTGCTGGTCATGGCGCACGGACCGCTGTCTGTTCTCCGGCAAACACAAGACCACGGGCATGAGCGTTCAGGTCGCATGCACTCTCGACGGTGCACTCGCCTGGATCTCCGACCCAGTCGCCGGCAACCGCCACGACTCGTACGCGATCAACGACGCCGAGGTCCTCGTCACCCTCAACCCTGGAGACTGGATCGGTGACAAGGGTTACGTCGGAAACGGCATGATCACCCCGTACAAAAAGCCCAAGGGCGGCGAACTCACGGAGTGGCAGAAGGAATACAACCGGCAGGTCAACAAGATCCGCTGGGTCGTCGAGCAGGTCATCGCGAATCTGAAGACCTGGCGGATCCTGCACACCGACTACCGCAGACCCCTCGGAACCTTCAGAGAAACTATCTCCTGTGTCATCGGTCTGCAGTTCTACAGGATCGCCTGTGAATAA
- a CDS encoding YqgE/AlgH family protein, whose protein sequence is MASMTGQLLVATPTLKDPNFDRTVVLLVAHEAGGALGVVLNRATEVPVAEVLGGWSSLAREPSVLFEGGPVQPESAICLARTRTQTGRVKGFHRIAGPLGTVDLSTDPGPLAESISGIRVFAGYSGWSAGQLEEEINAGSWFVLEGLPDDPFMARPDDLWPMVLRRQRGMMAAVAHFPADVSMN, encoded by the coding sequence ATGGCGTCGATGACCGGCCAACTGCTGGTCGCGACGCCCACGCTCAAGGATCCCAACTTCGACCGTACGGTCGTGCTGCTGGTCGCGCACGAGGCCGGGGGAGCGCTCGGGGTGGTGCTGAACCGGGCCACCGAGGTGCCGGTCGCCGAGGTGCTGGGCGGCTGGAGCAGTCTCGCCCGGGAGCCGTCTGTGCTGTTCGAAGGCGGCCCGGTGCAGCCCGAGTCGGCGATCTGTCTGGCCCGTACCCGGACCCAGACCGGACGGGTGAAGGGCTTCCACCGCATCGCCGGCCCGCTCGGCACGGTCGACCTGTCGACCGATCCGGGGCCGCTCGCCGAGTCGATCTCCGGGATCCGGGTCTTCGCCGGCTACTCGGGCTGGTCGGCCGGGCAGCTGGAGGAGGAGATCAACGCCGGCTCCTGGTTCGTGCTGGAGGGCCTGCCGGACGATCCGTTCATGGCCCGCCCGGACGATCTGTGGCCGATGGTGCTGCGCCGCCAGCGCGGCATGATGGCCGCGGTGGCCCACTTCCCGGCCGACGTCTCGATGAACTGA
- a CDS encoding S-methyl-5'-thioadenosine phosphorylase yields MQAQAELAVIGGSGLYALLDNATEHRVPTPYGEPSDPITVADVGGRRVAFLPRHGRDHRHPPHRIPYRANLWALRSLGVRQVLAPCAVGGLRPELGPGTFVVPDQLIDRTNGRVQTFYDQGAVHVSFADPYCPTGRSVLLRVGTEQGLQPRDGGAVVVVEGPRFSTRAESRWFTAIGGAVVNMTGHPEAVLARELALCYTSIALVTDLDAGVEGGHAVTQEEVFRVFGENTARLRGLLLAALATWPMERDCPCPQSLDGITLPVELP; encoded by the coding sequence ATGCAGGCGCAGGCAGAGCTGGCGGTGATCGGCGGATCCGGGCTGTACGCGTTGCTGGACAACGCGACGGAGCACCGGGTGCCGACGCCGTACGGTGAACCGTCCGATCCGATCACCGTCGCCGACGTCGGCGGACGTCGGGTCGCGTTCCTGCCCCGACACGGCCGTGACCACCGGCATCCCCCGCACCGGATCCCGTACCGGGCCAACCTGTGGGCGTTGCGCTCGCTCGGGGTACGCCAGGTGCTGGCGCCGTGCGCGGTCGGCGGGCTGCGCCCAGAGCTCGGCCCGGGCACCTTCGTGGTGCCCGACCAGCTGATCGACCGGACCAACGGACGGGTACAGACCTTCTACGACCAGGGTGCGGTGCACGTCAGCTTCGCCGACCCGTACTGCCCGACCGGGCGGTCGGTGCTACTGCGGGTCGGCACCGAGCAGGGCCTGCAGCCACGCGACGGCGGCGCGGTGGTGGTGGTCGAGGGGCCACGGTTCTCCACCCGGGCGGAGTCCAGGTGGTTCACCGCGATCGGCGGCGCGGTGGTCAACATGACCGGCCATCCGGAGGCGGTCCTCGCCCGGGAGCTGGCGCTGTGCTACACGTCGATCGCCCTGGTGACCGATCTGGACGCGGGTGTCGAGGGCGGGCATGCGGTCACCCAGGAAGAGGTGTTCCGGGTGTTCGGCGAGAACACCGCCCGGCTGCGCGGGCTGCTGCTGGCCGCGCTGGCGACCTGGCCGATGGAGCGGGACTGCCCGTGCCCGCAGTCACTCGACGGCATCACCCTGCCCGTCGAGCTGCCCTGA
- the smpB gene encoding SsrA-binding protein SmpB, with amino-acid sequence MPREKGRKVVASNRKARHDYAITDVYEAGMALTGTEVKSLRSGRASLVDAFAQERQGEIFLYGMHIPEYDQGTWTNHEPRRTRKLLLHRTEIDRLLGKLREGGLTLVPLSVYFSDGWAKVELALARGKKSYDKRQDLAKRDADREIQRAVGRRGKGMG; translated from the coding sequence ATGCCGCGGGAGAAAGGGCGCAAGGTCGTCGCCTCGAACCGTAAGGCCCGGCACGACTACGCCATCACCGACGTGTACGAGGCCGGTATGGCGCTGACCGGCACCGAGGTCAAGTCGCTGCGGTCCGGCCGGGCCTCGCTGGTGGACGCCTTCGCCCAGGAACGGCAGGGCGAGATCTTCCTGTACGGCATGCACATCCCGGAGTACGACCAGGGCACCTGGACCAACCACGAGCCCCGCCGGACCCGCAAGCTGCTGCTGCACCGCACCGAGATCGACCGGCTGCTCGGCAAGCTGCGGGAGGGCGGGTTGACCCTGGTCCCGCTCTCGGTGTACTTCTCCGACGGCTGGGCCAAGGTCGAGCTGGCACTCGCGCGCGGCAAGAAGTCCTACGACAAGCGACAGGATCTGGCCAAGCGGGACGCCGACCGGGAGATCCAGCGGGCAGTGGGTCGGCGCGGCAAGGGGATGGGCTGA
- the ftsX gene encoding permease-like cell division protein FtsX: MRAKYVLSEVMVGLWRNVTMTVAMIITMAVSLTMLGASGLMYLQVNSMKDFYYDQIEVSIFLVSDVSDEQRDSLQSSLDADPLISTVTYESKEEAYNRFQTLYADAPDLVNAVEPDQLPESFRIKLVDPEEYQAIFDKYNGTEGIDEIVDQRRLLDKIFNILGSVQSMALIAASIMAVAALLLVGNTIQVAAYSKRREVAVMRLVGASNWFIQAPFVLEAVVAGLFGSLLGFGALVLGKMFLLDGSLRDLTELLTPIEWSSVLLMFPVMAGVGGLVSAITAWVTLRFYLRV, translated from the coding sequence ATGCGCGCGAAATACGTCCTGTCCGAGGTGATGGTCGGGCTGTGGCGCAACGTGACGATGACCGTCGCCATGATCATCACCATGGCGGTGTCGCTCACCATGCTGGGCGCGAGTGGCCTGATGTACCTGCAGGTCAACTCGATGAAGGACTTCTACTACGACCAGATCGAGGTCTCGATCTTCCTGGTGTCCGACGTCTCCGACGAGCAGCGCGACAGCCTGCAGAGCTCGCTCGACGCCGACCCGTTGATCTCCACCGTGACGTACGAGTCCAAGGAGGAGGCGTACAACCGCTTCCAGACGCTCTACGCCGACGCTCCGGATCTGGTCAACGCGGTCGAGCCGGACCAGCTGCCCGAGTCGTTCCGGATCAAGCTGGTCGATCCGGAGGAGTACCAGGCGATCTTCGACAAGTACAACGGCACCGAGGGGATCGACGAGATCGTCGACCAACGCAGACTGCTCGACAAGATCTTCAACATCCTCGGCTCGGTGCAGAGCATGGCGCTGATCGCCGCGTCGATCATGGCGGTGGCGGCGTTGCTGCTGGTCGGCAACACGATCCAGGTCGCGGCGTACAGCAAGCGGCGCGAGGTCGCCGTGATGCGGCTGGTCGGCGCCTCCAACTGGTTCATCCAGGCCCCGTTCGTACTCGAAGCCGTCGTCGCCGGCCTGTTCGGCTCGCTGCTCGGCTTCGGTGCCCTGGTGCTGGGCAAGATGTTCCTGCTCGACGGCTCGCTGCGCGACCTCACCGAACTGCTGACCCCGATCGAGTGGAGCAGCGTACTGCTGATGTTCCCGGTGATGGCCGGCGTCGGTGGCCTGGTCAGCGCGATCACCGCCTGGGTGACGCTGCGCTTCTACCTGCGGGTCTGA